A single window of Marinobacter sp. LA51 DNA harbors:
- the trxA gene encoding thioredoxin, with protein MSNSPYVFEATMENFQQQVMEASANTPILVDVWADWCAPCKQLTPVLEKLADDYEGGFLLAKVNADEQQELTSSLGVRSLPTIILVKNGQAVDGFNGALPEGEIRKVLDKHVDAPEEDPYDKAHRLWEDGDVDGATAILAEMNQKDPDNLKVLIDLAQLKAEAGDLETAEQVLESLPPEEKMQHQAKQLAARVKFLKQSAELPPIKDLEMALEQDPKDPNALHQLALHHVLLENNAEAMDLLIRLMQVDSKYKDEAAKTTLIELFDKLGNNNPDVRTYRRKLYTLMH; from the coding sequence ATGAGCAATTCTCCGTACGTTTTCGAAGCTACGATGGAAAACTTTCAGCAGCAGGTGATGGAGGCTTCGGCCAACACACCCATTCTGGTGGACGTCTGGGCCGACTGGTGCGCGCCCTGCAAGCAACTGACGCCGGTGCTGGAAAAACTCGCTGACGATTACGAAGGCGGTTTTCTGTTGGCCAAGGTTAATGCGGATGAGCAGCAGGAGCTCACCTCCAGTCTGGGTGTCCGCAGCCTGCCGACCATCATCCTGGTCAAGAACGGTCAGGCGGTAGATGGCTTTAATGGTGCGCTGCCCGAGGGTGAAATCCGCAAGGTGCTGGACAAGCACGTGGATGCTCCGGAAGAGGATCCATACGACAAGGCCCATCGCCTGTGGGAAGACGGCGATGTGGACGGTGCCACAGCCATCCTTGCCGAGATGAACCAGAAAGACCCGGACAACCTGAAGGTGTTGATCGATCTGGCGCAGCTAAAGGCGGAAGCTGGCGATCTGGAAACCGCCGAGCAGGTGCTGGAAAGTTTGCCACCTGAAGAGAAGATGCAGCATCAGGCCAAGCAGCTGGCCGCCCGGGTGAAGTTCCTGAAACAGTCGGCCGAGCTGCCGCCGATCAAGGATCTGGAAATGGCGCTGGAGCAGGATCCGAAAGATCCCAATGCTCTGCACCAGTTGGCCCTGCACCACGTGCTGCTGGAAAACAACGCCGAGGCGATGGATTTGCTGATCCGGCTGATGCAGGTCGACAGCAAGTACAAAGATGAGGCTGCCAAGACCACCTTGATTGAACTCTTCGACAAGCTGGGTAATAACAACCCTGACGTGCGCACTTACCGCCGCAAGCTCTATACCCTGATGCACTGA
- the lon gene encoding endopeptidase La, which produces MNDENRTGSFEEFEEDLTEYIGKDEHSKSLALPQQMMPTRMYVLPVSNRPFFPAQVQPIMVNQNPWQETLKRVGETDHKVLGICFVDDHETEQDIPGSEELETMGCAVRVHQAQHESGKVQFIAQGLQRFRIVQWLRRKPPYLVEVEYPKEPQEDPDELKAYTLAIISTIKELLRTNPLYGEDVKQYLSRFGPDDSSPLADFGASMTSAPGKELQDVLDTVPLLRRMEKVLLLMRKEQEVARLQSEISEEVNAKVQKHQREFFLKEQLKVIQRELGMAKDDKTADVERFEQRMAQLNPPESVQERFQDEVQKLQVLEQGSPEYGVTRNYLDWLTQVPWGVHSEDHFDLAEAKRILDRDHDGLDDVKSRIVEFLAEGSFKGEVSGSILLLVGPPGVGKTSIGHSVADALGRKFYRFSVGGMRDEAEIKGHRRTYIGAMPGKFVQALKDAKVANPVIMLDEIDKIGASFQGDPASALLETLDPEQNREFLDHYLDVRMDLSKVLFICTANQLDTIPRPLLDRMDVIRLSGYIAEEKLGIAKHYLLPRLLKRAGLLKKQLNLTDAAIKQVIEGYAREAGVRSLEKLLHKIIRKGIVKLLEEPDTPIKVGVSDLTEYLGQPPFRKEKALKGIGVVTGLAWTAMGGATLSIEASRIHTNQRGFKLTGQLGEVMKESAEIAYSYVSSNLKRFKGDPTFFDKSFVHLHVPEGATPKDGPSAGVTMATALLSIARRESPQQNIAMTGELTLTGQVLPVGGIREKVIAARRQKISNLILPEANRGDYEELPEYLREGLTVNFARHYNDVFQACFGTKSARGASVH; this is translated from the coding sequence ATGAATGACGAAAACCGCACAGGCTCATTTGAAGAGTTCGAGGAGGACCTGACCGAGTACATTGGCAAGGATGAGCACAGCAAGAGCCTCGCCCTGCCCCAGCAGATGATGCCGACGCGCATGTACGTGCTGCCGGTGTCCAATCGTCCGTTCTTCCCGGCCCAGGTCCAGCCGATCATGGTTAATCAGAACCCCTGGCAGGAGACGTTGAAACGGGTTGGCGAAACCGACCACAAGGTGCTCGGCATCTGCTTTGTGGACGACCACGAAACCGAGCAGGACATCCCCGGCAGCGAAGAGCTGGAAACCATGGGCTGTGCGGTTCGCGTGCATCAGGCCCAGCACGAGAGTGGCAAGGTGCAGTTTATCGCCCAGGGCCTGCAGCGCTTTCGGATTGTGCAGTGGCTGCGCCGCAAACCTCCCTATCTGGTAGAAGTCGAATATCCGAAGGAGCCGCAGGAAGACCCGGACGAGCTCAAGGCCTACACCCTGGCCATCATCAGTACCATCAAGGAACTGCTGCGCACCAATCCGCTTTATGGCGAGGACGTGAAGCAGTACCTGTCCCGATTCGGCCCGGACGACAGCTCGCCGCTGGCCGACTTCGGTGCCTCCATGACCAGCGCTCCGGGCAAGGAACTGCAGGACGTACTCGATACCGTGCCTCTGCTCCGGCGCATGGAGAAGGTCCTGTTGTTGATGCGCAAAGAGCAGGAAGTGGCGCGACTGCAATCGGAAATCAGCGAAGAGGTAAACGCCAAGGTCCAGAAGCACCAGCGCGAGTTCTTCCTGAAGGAACAGCTCAAAGTCATCCAGCGTGAACTGGGGATGGCCAAGGACGACAAAACCGCCGATGTCGAGCGCTTTGAACAACGCATGGCCCAACTGAACCCGCCGGAATCGGTGCAGGAACGCTTCCAGGACGAGGTGCAGAAACTGCAGGTGCTGGAGCAGGGCTCACCGGAATACGGGGTCACCCGAAACTACCTGGACTGGCTGACCCAAGTACCCTGGGGCGTGCACTCAGAGGACCACTTCGATCTCGCCGAGGCCAAGCGTATCCTGGACCGCGACCATGATGGCCTGGACGACGTGAAGAGTCGCATCGTCGAGTTTCTGGCCGAAGGCAGCTTCAAGGGCGAAGTCAGCGGCTCCATCCTGCTATTGGTCGGCCCGCCGGGCGTGGGCAAGACCTCCATCGGCCATTCCGTGGCCGATGCCCTGGGGCGCAAGTTCTACCGCTTCAGTGTCGGTGGCATGCGCGACGAGGCCGAGATCAAAGGCCATCGGCGCACCTACATTGGCGCCATGCCGGGCAAGTTCGTGCAGGCGTTGAAGGACGCCAAGGTGGCTAACCCGGTCATTATGCTCGACGAGATCGACAAGATTGGCGCTTCGTTCCAGGGTGATCCGGCTTCGGCGCTGCTTGAAACTCTGGACCCGGAGCAGAACCGGGAATTCCTCGACCATTACCTCGACGTGCGCATGGACCTGTCCAAGGTTCTGTTCATATGCACCGCCAACCAACTGGACACTATTCCCCGGCCCCTGCTGGACCGCATGGATGTGATCCGGCTGTCCGGCTACATCGCCGAGGAAAAGCTGGGCATTGCCAAGCATTACTTGCTGCCACGCCTGCTGAAGCGGGCCGGACTGCTGAAAAAGCAGCTCAATCTGACGGACGCGGCGATCAAACAGGTGATCGAGGGTTATGCCCGGGAAGCCGGAGTCCGCAGCCTGGAGAAGCTGCTACACAAGATCATCCGCAAGGGCATCGTGAAATTACTGGAAGAGCCCGACACTCCGATCAAGGTTGGCGTCTCGGATCTGACCGAGTATCTCGGCCAACCACCGTTCCGCAAGGAGAAGGCACTGAAAGGCATCGGCGTGGTGACCGGTCTGGCCTGGACCGCCATGGGCGGCGCGACCCTGAGCATTGAAGCCTCGCGCATCCACACCAACCAACGCGGCTTTAAATTGACCGGCCAGCTTGGCGAGGTGATGAAGGAGTCGGCGGAAATCGCCTACAGCTACGTGTCGTCCAACCTGAAACGGTTCAAGGGTGACCCGACTTTCTTCGACAAGTCGTTCGTGCACCTGCACGTTCCAGAAGGCGCAACACCCAAGGATGGCCCCAGCGCTGGCGTCACCATGGCAACGGCGCTGCTGTCCATCGCTCGCCGTGAATCGCCGCAGCAGAACATCGCCATGACTGGCGAGCTGACCCTGACCGGTCAGGTACTGCCCGTGGGCGGTATTCGGGAAAAGGTCATCGCGGCGCGCCGGCAGAAGATCAGCAACCTGATCCTGCCCGAAGCGAACCGGGGCGATTACGAGGAGTTACCGGAGTATCTGCGTGAAGGCCTGACGGTGAACTTTGCCCGGCACTATAACGATGTGTTCCAGGCTTGCTTTGGCACCAAATCGGCCAGAGGGGCGAGCGTTCACTAA
- a CDS encoding MarR family winged helix-turn-helix transcriptional regulator: MQNYEQVLVALRRVIRATDLHSKRLSKHAGLTGPQLLIMRTIRALGEVTIGTIADKVSLSQATVTTILDRLEQRNLVYRVRSTQDKRKVHAHLTEQGDEILARAPNPLQEDFIKKFQSLDEWEQTMILASLQRVANMMDADDIDASPVLHVGPVLREDGWKSETKS; the protein is encoded by the coding sequence GTGCAGAATTACGAGCAGGTACTGGTCGCTTTGCGGCGGGTTATCCGCGCAACAGATCTCCATTCCAAGCGCCTTAGCAAGCACGCCGGCTTAACCGGCCCCCAGTTGCTGATCATGCGGACCATCCGTGCCCTTGGTGAAGTAACCATCGGCACCATCGCCGACAAGGTCAGTCTGAGCCAGGCCACGGTCACGACGATTCTGGACCGGCTCGAGCAGCGGAATCTGGTGTATCGGGTGCGCAGTACCCAGGATAAGCGCAAGGTGCACGCGCACCTGACAGAGCAGGGCGACGAGATTCTGGCCCGCGCCCCGAATCCGCTGCAGGAAGACTTCATCAAGAAGTTTCAGAGTCTCGATGAGTGGGAACAGACCATGATTCTGGCCTCGCTCCAGCGCGTGGCTAACATGATGGATGCTGACGACATCGACGCCTCGCCGGTGCTGCACGTGGGCCCGGTGCTGCGCGAAGACGGCTGGAAGTCCGAGACCAAGTCCTGA
- a CDS encoding tetratricopeptide repeat protein: MALALVMTLVAPAQAQDPETIGPNGKKDVTSDDVAAALADLEEPMYTPFIELYLLEESKALRKEMQNTRAELIEKVVDKELSVADKTMSYATDTVTYFFYLIAGATSILVVIGWNSIRDMRNQLTSLAEKRVNELVVEYERRLEGIEDQLKQKSDIIHQNQAEIERTNEVHSLWLKASQETSQQNKIAAYDQILDLRPDDVEALSYKADAVLEIQEPLWAISLCQRALKLAPDNGHAHYQLACAYAEIGRWEDAVTTLQKAIDISEAYRDDASVDLSFEHLREHESFRTLVFTNQDDSTDA; encoded by the coding sequence ATGGCGCTAGCGCTGGTCATGACACTGGTCGCGCCCGCTCAGGCACAGGATCCGGAAACTATCGGCCCCAATGGCAAGAAGGACGTTACCTCCGACGATGTTGCAGCAGCCCTGGCAGACCTTGAAGAGCCCATGTACACGCCGTTTATCGAGCTTTACCTGCTGGAAGAAAGCAAGGCGCTGCGCAAGGAGATGCAAAACACCCGGGCCGAGCTGATCGAAAAGGTGGTTGATAAGGAGCTGTCGGTAGCCGACAAGACCATGTCCTACGCCACCGATACGGTCACCTACTTCTTTTACCTGATCGCCGGCGCCACTTCTATTCTCGTAGTTATCGGCTGGAACTCCATCCGTGACATGCGTAACCAGCTCACCAGCCTGGCCGAGAAGCGCGTTAACGAACTGGTGGTGGAATATGAGAGACGGCTGGAGGGCATTGAGGACCAGCTAAAGCAGAAATCCGACATCATTCACCAGAACCAGGCAGAGATTGAGCGCACCAACGAAGTGCATTCGCTCTGGTTGAAGGCAAGTCAGGAGACGTCGCAGCAGAACAAGATCGCGGCTTACGACCAGATTCTCGACCTCCGTCCTGACGATGTCGAGGCGCTCAGCTACAAGGCCGACGCTGTACTGGAAATTCAGGAACCGCTGTGGGCTATCAGCCTGTGTCAACGAGCGCTCAAGCTGGCCCCGGACAACGGCCATGCCCACTACCAGCTGGCGTGCGCCTATGCTGAGATTGGCCGCTGGGAAGACGCTGTAACGACTTTACAAAAAGCTATAGACATTTCAGAAGCTTACCGTGACGATGCCTCGGTAGACCTGAGCTTTGAACACCTGCGTGAGCATGAAAGCTTCCGCACACTGGTTTTTACCAACCAGGACGACAGCACGGACGCGTGA
- a CDS encoding branched-chain amino acid ABC transporter substrate-binding protein, which yields MRTSVKKLATAVSTSIALMGAGHAAAEIQIGIAGPMTGPVAQYGDMQFSGARMAIQQINANGGVMGEELVGVEYDDVCDPKQAVTVANNLVNDGVRFVVGHLCSSSSQPASDIYEDEGILMVTPASTSPEITERGYELVFRTIGLDSMQGPVAGNYIASLNPERVAIVHDKQQYGEGIATAVRDTLKNQGVEIAMFEGITAGDKDFSSLVTKLKQADVDYVYYGGYHPELGLILRQARQGDLDAVFMGPEGVGNKDINTIAGEAAEGLLVTLPPSFDQKAENQELVKAFEGKGEDPSGPFVLTSYAAVQLIADGITKAESTDPFDVAAALRGGTYETPIGTVEYDKAGDMKSFEFVVYEWHSDGSKTPVN from the coding sequence ATGAGAACCTCAGTAAAAAAACTCGCAACCGCTGTTAGCACTTCTATCGCACTGATGGGCGCCGGCCACGCCGCTGCCGAAATCCAGATTGGCATCGCCGGCCCGATGACTGGTCCTGTTGCCCAGTACGGTGACATGCAGTTTTCCGGTGCCCGCATGGCCATCCAGCAGATCAACGCCAATGGCGGTGTGATGGGTGAAGAACTCGTTGGCGTGGAATACGACGACGTGTGTGACCCCAAGCAGGCCGTAACCGTTGCCAACAACCTGGTGAACGACGGCGTTCGCTTTGTGGTTGGTCACCTGTGCTCCAGTTCCTCCCAGCCCGCATCTGACATCTACGAAGACGAAGGTATCCTGATGGTTACCCCGGCTTCCACCAGCCCGGAAATCACCGAGCGTGGCTATGAACTGGTATTCCGTACCATCGGTCTGGACAGCATGCAGGGGCCGGTTGCCGGCAACTACATCGCCAGCCTGAACCCTGAGCGCGTTGCGATTGTTCACGACAAGCAGCAGTACGGTGAAGGCATCGCCACCGCCGTGCGTGACACCCTGAAGAATCAGGGCGTTGAAATCGCCATGTTCGAAGGCATCACCGCTGGCGACAAGGACTTCTCTTCGCTGGTCACCAAGCTGAAGCAGGCTGACGTGGACTACGTCTACTACGGTGGTTATCACCCGGAACTGGGTCTGATCCTGCGCCAGGCGCGCCAGGGTGACCTGGATGCCGTATTCATGGGTCCTGAAGGCGTTGGCAACAAAGACATCAACACCATTGCAGGCGAAGCCGCCGAAGGCCTGTTGGTAACCCTGCCACCGAGCTTCGACCAGAAAGCTGAGAACCAGGAACTGGTTAAGGCATTCGAAGGCAAGGGCGAAGATCCGTCCGGCCCGTTCGTACTGACCTCTTACGCGGCTGTCCAGCTGATTGCCGACGGTATCACGAAAGCCGAATCCACTGATCCGTTCGACGTAGCAGCAGCCCTGCGCGGCGGCACCTATGAAACTCCGATCGGCACCGTTGAATACGACAAAGCCGGCGATATGAAATCGTTCGAGTTTGTTGTGTACGAATGGCATTCAGATGGAAGCAAAACTCCGGTAAACTAA
- the livH gene encoding high-affinity branched-chain amino acid ABC transporter permease LivH — protein MQDLLYFSQQLINGLTIGSTYALIAIGYTMVYGIIGMINFAHGEIYMIGAYTALIAITGLASLGVVWLPLILIVALVCAMIVSSSMGWAVERVAYRPVRGRHRLIPLISAIGMSIFLQNYVHLAQGSRNIGFPALIEGGFTFGSDGAFQMSLSYMQITIFITTLICMTALSLFIARSRTGRACRAVSQDLGMANLLGIDTNRIISATFVIGAALAAVAGLLLGMYYGSVDPLFGFIAGLKAFTAAVLGGIGSIPGAMLGGLILGVSESMTSGYLSGEYKDVVSFGLLILILLFKPTGLLGKPEVEKI, from the coding sequence ATGCAAGACCTCCTTTATTTCTCTCAGCAGCTCATCAACGGGCTGACGATCGGGAGCACCTATGCCCTGATCGCCATCGGTTACACGATGGTTTACGGCATCATCGGCATGATCAACTTTGCCCATGGTGAAATCTATATGATCGGTGCCTACACCGCGCTGATCGCCATTACCGGCCTCGCCTCCCTCGGCGTTGTCTGGCTCCCCCTGATTCTAATCGTTGCCCTGGTCTGCGCCATGATCGTATCCAGTTCCATGGGCTGGGCGGTGGAACGGGTAGCCTACCGACCGGTACGCGGACGCCATCGACTGATTCCGCTGATCTCCGCCATCGGCATGTCGATCTTCCTGCAGAACTACGTGCACCTGGCCCAGGGCTCGCGCAACATCGGTTTCCCGGCACTGATTGAAGGTGGTTTCACGTTTGGCTCGGACGGCGCCTTCCAGATGTCGCTGTCGTACATGCAAATCACCATCTTCATTACCACTCTGATCTGCATGACCGCCCTATCCCTGTTCATTGCCCGCTCCCGCACCGGCCGCGCCTGCCGCGCCGTGTCTCAGGACCTGGGTATGGCCAACCTGTTGGGCATCGACACCAACCGGATCATCTCCGCCACGTTCGTGATCGGCGCTGCGCTGGCCGCCGTTGCCGGCCTGTTGCTGGGCATGTATTACGGTTCGGTTGATCCCCTGTTCGGCTTTATTGCCGGTCTCAAGGCATTCACCGCAGCGGTACTCGGCGGTATCGGCAGTATTCCCGGCGCGATGCTGGGCGGGCTGATCCTGGGCGTGTCCGAAAGCATGACCTCCGGCTACCTTAGTGGCGAATACAAGGACGTGGTCTCCTTTGGCCTGCTGATCCTCATTCTGCTGTTCAAACCCACCGGCCTGCTCGGCAAACCGGAGGTTGAGAAGATCTAA
- a CDS encoding high-affinity branched-chain amino acid ABC transporter permease LivM — protein sequence MAAHNFKHALFCAFITLLISYPILGFNLEAQGINIAITGADTTTILGVLLAAVVVFLFQLFRDQIMGRVGDLKSLTAGKPKEPMAENRRAKIESWVLTGIVVLALFWPFFMSRGAVDLATLVLIYIMLALGLNVVVGLAGLLDLGYVAFYAVGAYTFALLSQYLGVSFWVALPIGALLAATFGLVLGFPVLRLRGDYLAIVTLGFGEIIRILLNNWTNLTGGPNGIGGIPDPTLFGMEFGRRVKEEGNTSFHETFGIAYSGEHKVIFLYLIALVLAVFTALVIRRFMRMPVGRAWEALREDEIAARSLGLSRTAVKLSAFTIGAFFAGFAGTVFASKQGFISPESFVFLESAIILAIVVLGGMGSQIGVVLAAIAVTILPELAREFSEYRMLIFGAAMVLMMVWRPQGLMPMRRIHIELKKQE from the coding sequence ATGGCTGCTCATAACTTCAAACACGCACTGTTCTGCGCGTTCATTACCCTGCTCATTTCCTACCCGATCCTCGGTTTCAACCTTGAGGCCCAGGGTATCAACATCGCCATCACTGGGGCCGATACCACGACCATCCTCGGCGTACTGCTCGCTGCGGTCGTGGTGTTCCTGTTCCAACTGTTCCGCGACCAGATCATGGGCCGAGTCGGCGACCTCAAGAGCCTGACCGCGGGCAAGCCCAAGGAACCGATGGCCGAGAACCGGCGCGCCAAGATCGAATCCTGGGTGCTGACTGGCATTGTCGTACTGGCGCTGTTCTGGCCGTTCTTCATGTCCCGTGGCGCGGTCGACCTGGCCACGCTGGTACTGATCTACATCATGCTGGCACTCGGCCTGAACGTGGTGGTTGGCCTCGCCGGCCTGCTCGACCTGGGTTACGTCGCGTTCTATGCCGTGGGTGCGTACACCTTCGCACTGCTGTCCCAGTACCTGGGCGTCTCGTTCTGGGTTGCCCTGCCGATCGGCGCCCTGCTGGCTGCCACCTTCGGCCTGGTGCTGGGTTTTCCGGTGTTGCGATTGCGCGGGGACTACCTGGCCATCGTGACCCTGGGCTTCGGTGAGATCATCCGAATCCTGCTCAACAACTGGACCAACCTCACCGGTGGCCCGAACGGCATCGGCGGCATTCCCGACCCGACCCTGTTCGGCATGGAGTTCGGCCGGCGCGTAAAAGAAGAGGGCAACACCTCGTTCCACGAAACCTTTGGCATCGCCTACAGCGGCGAGCACAAGGTCATCTTCCTGTACCTGATTGCCCTGGTACTGGCGGTGTTCACCGCGTTGGTCATCCGTCGCTTCATGCGCATGCCGGTGGGCCGCGCCTGGGAAGCACTGCGTGAAGACGAAATCGCAGCCCGCTCCCTCGGCCTGAGCCGGACCGCAGTCAAGCTGTCGGCGTTTACCATTGGCGCCTTCTTCGCCGGTTTCGCCGGCACCGTGTTTGCGTCCAAGCAGGGCTTTATCAGCCCGGAATCGTTCGTCTTCCTGGAATCCGCCATCATCCTCGCCATCGTGGTGTTGGGCGGTATGGGCTCTCAGATTGGTGTGGTCCTGGCCGCCATAGCGGTCACCATCCTGCCGGAACTGGCCCGTGAATTCTCTGAATACCGCATGCTGATCTTCGGCGCCGCCATGGTGCTGATGATGGTTTGGCGCCCTCAGGGCCTCATGCCGATGCGCCGTATTCATATTGAACTGAAAAAACAGGAGTGA
- the livG gene encoding high-affinity branched-chain amino acid ABC transporter ATP-binding protein LivG, producing MLEVKNLSMRFGGLLAVDQVSLDVQEREIVSIIGPNGAGKTTVFNCMSGFYQPTGGQILFEGQEVQGKPDYKISRLGMVRTFQHVRLFNQMTVVENLLVAQHRHLNTNLVAGLLKTPSYREREQKSLDRAAYWLDRVGLMHLANREAGNLAYGQQRRLEIARCMVTEPKLLMLDEPAAGLNPAETKDLNQLIVSLKEDYCVSVVLIEHDMSLVMDISDRINVINQGRPLASGTPEEIRQNDDVIKAYLGEA from the coding sequence ATGCTTGAAGTAAAGAATCTGTCCATGCGCTTTGGCGGCCTGTTGGCCGTGGACCAGGTGTCTCTGGACGTACAAGAACGGGAAATTGTCTCGATCATCGGCCCGAACGGCGCTGGCAAAACCACCGTGTTCAACTGCATGAGTGGCTTTTATCAGCCCACCGGCGGTCAGATCCTTTTCGAGGGTCAGGAAGTTCAGGGCAAGCCGGACTACAAGATCTCACGCCTGGGCATGGTGAGAACCTTCCAGCACGTGCGTCTGTTCAACCAGATGACCGTGGTGGAAAACCTGCTGGTCGCTCAGCACCGGCACCTGAACACCAATCTGGTGGCGGGCTTGCTGAAGACACCTAGCTATCGGGAGCGGGAACAGAAGTCCCTGGATCGGGCCGCCTACTGGCTGGACCGGGTTGGCCTGATGCACCTGGCCAACCGGGAAGCGGGCAACCTGGCCTACGGCCAGCAACGGCGCCTGGAAATCGCCCGCTGCATGGTCACTGAACCCAAGCTGCTGATGCTCGACGAGCCGGCGGCCGGTCTGAACCCGGCGGAAACCAAAGACCTTAACCAGCTGATCGTCAGCCTGAAAGAGGACTACTGCGTTTCCGTGGTGCTGATTGAGCACGACATGAGCCTGGTGATGGACATCTCCGACCGTATCAACGTGATCAACCAGGGGCGTCCCCTGGCCAGCGGTACGCCGGAAGAAATCCGCCAGAACGACGACGTGATCAAAGCCTACCTGGGCGAGGCCTGA
- a CDS encoding ABC transporter ATP-binding protein has protein sequence MLVLEDVHTHYGKIEALHGVSVEVKKGEIVSLIGANGAGKTTLLMTVCGNPQASSGRVILNGRDITRDPTANIMRSGIAIVPEGRRIFSGLTVEENLHMGGFFNTKAEIRKSQDHAYELFPRLKEREHQRAGTMSGGEQQMLAIGRALMSKPNMIILDEPSLGLAPLVIKQIFEIIGHLRDEGITVFLVEQNAHQALNLADRGYVLETGKIRLQDTGKNLLANPEVQNAYLGG, from the coding sequence ATGCTTGTACTAGAAGATGTCCATACCCACTACGGCAAAATTGAGGCGCTGCATGGCGTCTCTGTCGAGGTCAAAAAAGGCGAGATTGTGTCCCTGATCGGCGCCAATGGCGCTGGCAAGACCACGCTGCTGATGACCGTGTGCGGCAACCCGCAGGCCAGCTCGGGCCGGGTTATTTTGAACGGCCGCGATATTACCCGCGATCCTACCGCCAACATCATGCGTTCCGGGATTGCCATCGTTCCCGAAGGTCGGAGAATTTTCTCTGGCCTGACCGTGGAAGAGAACCTGCACATGGGCGGGTTCTTCAACACCAAGGCCGAGATCCGTAAGAGCCAGGACCACGCCTATGAGCTGTTCCCGCGCCTGAAAGAGCGTGAACACCAGCGGGCCGGCACCATGTCCGGTGGTGAGCAACAGATGCTGGCCATTGGCCGCGCCCTGATGAGCAAGCCGAACATGATCATTCTCGATGAGCCGTCGCTGGGCTTGGCACCACTGGTGATCAAACAGATCTTCGAAATCATCGGCCACCTGCGTGACGAGGGCATTACCGTGTTCCTGGTTGAACAGAACGCCCATCAGGCCCTGAACCTGGCGGACCGCGGTTACGTGCTGGAAACCGGCAAGATCCGGCTGCAGGATACGGGCAAGAACCTGCTCGCTAATCCGGAAGTTCAGAACGCCTATCTGGGCGGCTGA
- a CDS encoding DUF3015 domain-containing protein, with the protein MKKLIAGAILLGASSMAFAQPGCGVGAMIWKGQSGIAPHVLAATTNGTFGNQTFGMTTGTLGCQTNESVQSMALYMDSNIDKVARDMSRGSGENLDTLAVLLGVDAADRDTFRKVLQDNFATIFPSSETTSGEAVDAIVALLEQNQSLSKYVAA; encoded by the coding sequence ATGAAAAAACTGATCGCAGGTGCAATTCTTCTGGGTGCTTCCTCCATGGCTTTCGCACAGCCTGGCTGTGGTGTTGGCGCCATGATCTGGAAAGGACAGTCCGGTATTGCCCCCCACGTTTTGGCCGCCACTACCAATGGCACGTTCGGTAACCAGACATTCGGTATGACCACTGGCACCCTGGGCTGCCAGACCAACGAGTCTGTGCAATCCATGGCCCTGTACATGGACAGCAACATCGACAAGGTTGCCCGTGACATGTCCCGTGGCAGCGGTGAGAACCTGGACACCCTGGCTGTTCTTTTGGGCGTGGACGCCGCTGACCGCGATACCTTCCGCAAGGTACTGCAGGACAACTTCGCCACTATCTTCCCAAGCTCCGAAACCACCTCTGGTGAAGCAGTCGATGCCATTGTCGCCCTGCTGGAGCAAAACCAGTCTCTGAGCAAGTACGTGGCCGCATAA